One window from the genome of Bacillus tianshenii encodes:
- a CDS encoding SMC family ATPase, whose amino-acid sequence MRPIHLTIAGLHSFREKQEVQFDELTKGGVFGIFGPTGSGKSSLLDAMTLALYGKVERASNNTQGILNHAEDTLDVGFTFELGNAKTIKRYRVERRFKRSGDVNIRTSTCRLIDLTDKTIVLAEKAGDVNQHIETILGLTIDDFTRAVVLPQGKFAEFLSLKGSERRQMLQRLFHLEQYGDKLNQKLRIRIQSVEGALREIEAEKTGLGDASKEALQQAEEDLKVAEKHLQTKQTELERVQNQYEEAKEIRQYQEQRETVEQKLESLQQQSPQVEQLKKRLEQAEKAEALTPYLEELKAAEIQFEHAQKEKKRLEETLKISKQAYEESEKKYTELKEVHDQQVPKYSTQIEQLKGALEEKQRLLKFRNERRKLEADIESLEKTKKEKKQVYSQTEAIKQKGEQKQRQLKEERNKVNVTVEERENIQAASELKQVYDLTNKQVKEINGQVEAKQAAYSEQAKAHELVEQQLKTTMEKLQETFIRNEQVYARICKREREWEKLSYSVSTFIMNKKKQLDNEKAKQLASQLVHGLEDGKPCPVCGSDHHPAPSSTELHQVEQLTSEIHKLEEVQQQFQAQQHQLSAHRSQLEQFSSELTEQLAENVPQSISVDEEKSLLEENLTSVEDFITGMKTLITECKALGQDMLELQQLVRKYIRTFQEQRQQQTHMKHRLDTLNEDITRTEEQQKEVSETLKAKHQQWEQRFSGLSFEEVEKRKHEINEKDRLAAEYNQRIEKSIPFLEQKEKELNKLQTELYQVENNHAIAVNTLNNKAESEKELIGRIEKQAPLDKLEDVLKQTEKELEQLRQATNEAYEKRDTNREAYNRIQTEMTEAETTFSHANTRCTEAKQRWEEKQSVSSFSSIQEVQAAHINNETKQEWKQRIEAHGDAMREQQSEFKKIKARLQDRFISIEQWNELLQQRSKLQEEVSDAQQQKGSRLNTLQEVKRKHERYQDLEEEGKKQQASHDNLRKLQNVFRGNTFVEFLAEEQLMHVSKDASERLKKLTRGRYAIEVDSAGGFVIRDDANGGVKRPVSTLSGGETFLTSLALALSLSAQIQLRGEFPLEFFFLDEGFGTLDQELLETVISALEKLNHEQLSVGVISHVPELRERLPRKLIVSPAEPSGKGSSVALEAL is encoded by the coding sequence ATGCGTCCTATTCATTTAACAATTGCGGGGTTGCACAGCTTTCGTGAGAAGCAAGAAGTGCAATTTGATGAACTTACGAAAGGTGGCGTATTCGGCATTTTCGGTCCGACTGGCAGTGGGAAATCGTCATTATTAGATGCGATGACGTTAGCGTTGTATGGAAAGGTGGAGCGTGCATCTAACAATACACAAGGAATTCTAAACCATGCAGAAGATACACTTGATGTGGGATTTACATTTGAGTTAGGGAACGCGAAAACGATAAAACGCTACAGAGTGGAACGTCGTTTCAAACGCTCAGGAGATGTGAACATTCGTACCTCCACTTGTCGTCTGATTGATTTAACAGATAAAACAATTGTCCTTGCAGAAAAAGCCGGAGATGTGAATCAACACATTGAAACAATCCTCGGCTTAACAATTGATGATTTCACACGTGCTGTCGTTCTTCCGCAAGGGAAATTTGCTGAATTTCTTTCATTGAAAGGCTCTGAGCGCAGACAAATGCTGCAACGCCTCTTTCATTTAGAACAATACGGAGACAAGTTAAATCAAAAGCTTCGTATCCGCATTCAATCAGTAGAAGGTGCACTTCGTGAAATAGAAGCAGAAAAAACAGGGCTCGGTGACGCTTCAAAAGAAGCGCTGCAACAAGCGGAGGAAGACTTGAAAGTAGCTGAAAAACATTTGCAAACAAAGCAAACAGAATTAGAACGTGTTCAGAATCAATACGAAGAGGCGAAGGAAATTCGACAGTATCAAGAGCAAAGAGAAACAGTGGAACAAAAGTTAGAAAGCTTGCAACAACAGTCCCCGCAAGTCGAACAGTTAAAAAAGCGCCTCGAGCAAGCAGAGAAAGCAGAAGCATTAACGCCGTACTTAGAGGAGCTAAAAGCAGCAGAAATTCAATTTGAACATGCTCAAAAAGAAAAGAAGCGCTTAGAAGAAACGTTAAAAATATCGAAGCAGGCTTATGAAGAAAGTGAAAAGAAATATACAGAACTAAAAGAAGTCCATGACCAGCAAGTACCAAAATATTCAACACAGATTGAACAGCTAAAGGGTGCACTAGAGGAGAAGCAACGACTGCTAAAATTTCGTAATGAACGAAGGAAGCTTGAAGCAGACATTGAAAGCTTGGAAAAAACAAAAAAAGAGAAGAAACAGGTATACTCTCAAACAGAAGCAATAAAGCAAAAGGGTGAACAGAAACAAAGGCAATTAAAAGAAGAACGAAATAAAGTAAATGTCACCGTGGAAGAGCGAGAGAATATTCAAGCTGCCTCAGAGCTGAAGCAAGTGTATGATTTAACGAACAAGCAAGTGAAAGAGATAAATGGACAAGTTGAAGCAAAGCAAGCCGCATACTCTGAGCAAGCAAAAGCACATGAGCTTGTTGAACAGCAGCTGAAAACGACGATGGAAAAGCTTCAAGAGACATTCATCCGTAATGAACAAGTATATGCAAGGATATGTAAACGGGAACGTGAATGGGAAAAGCTTTCATATAGTGTGTCAACCTTTATCATGAATAAAAAGAAGCAGCTTGATAATGAAAAAGCAAAGCAGCTTGCATCCCAGCTTGTTCATGGGCTCGAAGATGGAAAGCCATGTCCGGTCTGTGGCTCAGATCATCACCCTGCGCCATCTTCAACAGAGCTTCATCAGGTTGAACAGCTGACAAGTGAAATTCATAAGCTGGAAGAGGTACAGCAACAATTTCAAGCACAGCAACATCAGCTTTCTGCACATCGAAGTCAACTCGAGCAATTCTCATCAGAATTAACCGAACAATTAGCAGAAAATGTTCCGCAATCAATATCTGTTGATGAAGAGAAATCACTACTTGAAGAGAATCTAACAAGTGTAGAAGATTTCATTACTGGTATGAAAACATTGATAACGGAATGCAAAGCATTAGGTCAAGATATGCTTGAGCTTCAGCAGCTTGTTCGTAAGTATATACGTACTTTTCAAGAGCAACGTCAACAGCAAACACATATGAAACACCGTCTTGATACGCTGAATGAAGATATAACTCGCACTGAGGAGCAACAGAAAGAAGTATCTGAGACGTTGAAAGCAAAGCATCAGCAATGGGAACAGCGTTTTTCAGGCTTATCATTTGAAGAGGTAGAAAAGCGTAAGCATGAAATAAATGAAAAAGACCGCTTAGCGGCTGAATATAATCAACGCATTGAGAAAAGTATTCCTTTTCTCGAACAAAAAGAGAAAGAATTAAATAAGCTTCAAACCGAGCTTTATCAAGTTGAGAATAATCACGCTATAGCTGTTAATACGTTAAACAATAAAGCAGAATCAGAAAAAGAACTTATTGGAAGAATTGAGAAGCAAGCCCCTTTAGATAAGCTGGAAGATGTGTTAAAGCAAACGGAAAAAGAGCTTGAACAGTTGCGCCAAGCAACAAACGAAGCATATGAGAAAAGAGATACCAACCGGGAAGCATACAACCGTATTCAAACAGAAATGACTGAAGCAGAAACGACATTCAGTCATGCTAACACGAGGTGTACCGAAGCAAAACAGCGTTGGGAAGAGAAGCAATCAGTCTCATCATTTTCATCTATTCAAGAAGTACAAGCCGCCCATATCAATAATGAAACGAAGCAAGAATGGAAGCAAAGAATAGAGGCCCATGGTGACGCAATGCGAGAGCAGCAAAGTGAATTTAAAAAAATAAAGGCACGATTACAAGATCGCTTCATTTCCATAGAGCAATGGAATGAACTGCTACAACAGAGAAGCAAGCTTCAAGAGGAAGTTTCAGATGCTCAACAACAAAAAGGCAGTAGGTTAAATACTTTGCAAGAAGTGAAACGAAAGCATGAGCGTTATCAGGATTTAGAAGAAGAAGGGAAGAAACAACAAGCTTCACATGACAACTTGAGGAAACTGCAAAATGTATTTCGAGGTAACACATTTGTTGAATTTCTAGCTGAAGAACAGCTGATGCATGTAAGTAAGGATGCATCTGAGCGATTGAAGAAGCTGACACGTGGTCGTTACGCGATTGAAGTTGATTCAGCAGGTGGATTCGTTATCCGTGACGATGCAAATGGCGGCGTGAAACGTCCTGTGTCTACCTTATCGGGTGGGGAAACATTCTTAACATCCCTAGCACTTGCGCTATCACTTTCGGCGCAAATTCAATTAAGAGGCGAGTTTCCGCTTGAATTCTTTTTCCTTGATGAAGGCTTTGGAACATTGGACCAAGAGCTACTGGAGACAGTCATTTCTGCACTAGAAAAGCTAAACCATGAGCAGCTATCTGTTGGTGTGATAAGCCACGTTCCTGAATTAAGAGAGCGGTTACCGAGAAAATTAATTGTAAGTCCTGCAGAACCATCTGGAAAAGGAAGTAGTGTAGCATTAGAAGCACTCTAA
- a CDS encoding HNH endonuclease, with the protein MGKKKRIGTCALCARTEVETTVHHLTPKERGGTFEETANLCIPCHRQIHALFTNEELAVSLNSIEALRNNEQIAKFIKWIRKQPPTKLVKMKKSNHKKKKAH; encoded by the coding sequence GTGGGGAAGAAGAAACGAATTGGAACTTGTGCATTATGTGCAAGAACAGAAGTCGAAACAACCGTTCATCATTTAACACCTAAAGAGAGGGGTGGTACATTCGAAGAAACGGCCAATTTATGTATTCCTTGTCATCGCCAAATTCATGCCCTATTTACGAATGAAGAGCTTGCAGTTAGCTTAAATTCGATTGAAGCTCTAAGAAACAACGAGCAAATTGCAAAATTTATAAAGTGGATTCGTAAACAGCCACCTACAAAGCTTGTCAAAATGAAAAAATCAAATCATAAAAAGAAGAAGGCTCATTAA